A window of Flammeovirga kamogawensis genomic DNA:
TTGGCCAGTTTTCTAGATCTGTTATTGGTGCATTAAAGTTCTTCGGTAAACCTGTGGTTTCCGTATCGTATATGATATATGCCATTGCAGGATGTCTTTCTAAATTTGAGGTTACAAAAATAGAAAAATTATCCACAAAATCTTAATCTAATTTAGTTGATGAATTGCTTTTAATTTACTAACACAACACACTGATTACTAGAACAAAAGGAAGAGCAAGGGTTTTCCTTATAACTGATTTTAAACTGTTTACATTTTTTCACTAAAGAAGTATTGCGTGCACTATTTTTTTTTTAATATTTGCGCACAAATTTTTAAGCACATGGAAGAAATATTTTACTATATAGGTGTTATTGGATCTTTTGCCTTGGCAATTTCTGGGGCGCTAGTTGCTATGAATAAGCGACTTGATCCATTTGGTGTTCTCATAGTAGCTTTTGTTACTGCTGTGGGAGGAGGAACGTTAAGGGATATCCTTATAGAAGGAAGAGATATATTTTGGATAACTGATCCCAACTATATCTATTTTATTCTAGGGGGGGCAGTTTTTGCCATGATATTCCAAGATAGATTAGAAATTTTACGCGTTCAGCTTTTATTGTTTGATACTATAGGCCTGGCCTTATTTACAGTGATAGGCGTTCAGGTAGGGTTATCATTTGATTTTAATTATACCATCTGTATTATTTTAGGAGTAATTACAGGGGCTTTCGGTGGTGTATCAAGAGATATTTTAGTAAACGAAATACCTGTAATTTTTCAGAAAGAAATTTATGCTACAATTAGTATTATTGGAGGTGGATTTTATATCATTTTAGTACATTTTGAATGTAAAGATGGTATTTATCAATTGTTGCCAATTGCTCTAATTATAGCATTAAGGTTGATTGTAGTATATAAAGAAATCACACTACCTTCGATTTATAAAGAAAACGAATAAAAAAAAGGTGATACACTTAATGATGTATCACCTTTTCTGGTATTGTTATGTTGAATAACTATTTATTTTCCGGCTCAAATTCCGGGTTTTCTTCAATTCCTCGACTAATCATAAAAGGCCAAACACTAGAAAATATCAGTACAGGCACATACACATAATAACGCTGTGGAATATCTATTCCTTTAGACATTAAAAGCGTTTTCACAACCGCCCAAACACCTAATAATACTATTGTTAATAATATGCCTAATTGAGCAATTGGCATAAGCTGTATTGATCCTAATTTGATTGGCTTCATATTATATGTATAAATTTGATAGATTCTTTTAAATAATATACTAACTATATACGAGTAAGACACAAAATTGTTTGATATTTATTGTAATTTCTACAATTAATCACATCTTTTTATAATTCAATTACAATAGGCTTAAAA
This region includes:
- a CDS encoding trimeric intracellular cation channel family protein, with the translated sequence MEEIFYYIGVIGSFALAISGALVAMNKRLDPFGVLIVAFVTAVGGGTLRDILIEGRDIFWITDPNYIYFILGGAVFAMIFQDRLEILRVQLLLFDTIGLALFTVIGVQVGLSFDFNYTICIILGVITGAFGGVSRDILVNEIPVIFQKEIYATISIIGGGFYIILVHFECKDGIYQLLPIALIIALRLIVVYKEITLPSIYKENE